One region of Triticum aestivum cultivar Chinese Spring chromosome 6B, IWGSC CS RefSeq v2.1, whole genome shotgun sequence genomic DNA includes:
- the LOC123138426 gene encoding WAT1-related protein At1g44800: MGWKVVNDVKPYLAMVLLQVGFAGMYIIAVASLKAGMSHFVLVVYRNLVATAVMTPFALYFERGLRPKMTITIFIKVMGLAFLEPVMDQNLYFMGAKLTSAGFATALVNILPAVTFVLALILRMEKVRLRSLHSQAKIAGTVLTVAGAVLMVLYHGPIVQFPWTKGQHHATASGQGAGGAAAARDWLNGTIMVIVACVAWACFFILQSNTLQSYPAELSLTVLICGMGSLMSGAIALVAERANTQAWVIGFDTRLFTAVYAGIVCSGVAYYVQGIVSRQRGPVFVTAFNPLCMIVTAVMGSIILKEEINLGSVIGAAIIVGGLYFLIWGKSKDEINKVYDASVKGAGELPLTSVTNGHRHGKQHELGNSNGSHVLDVKTPTTNDHYLPRDLPE, translated from the exons ATGGGGTGGAAAGTTGTGAACGATGTGAAGCCATACCTGGCGATGGTGCTGCTGCAGGTGGGGTTCGCCGGGATGTACATCATCGCTGTGGCGTCCCTCAAGGCCGGGATGAGCCACTTCGTGCTCGTCGTCTACCGTAACCTCGTCGCCACCGCCGTCATGACGCCCTTCGCCCTCTACTTCGAGAG GGGACTGAGGCCAAAGATGACAATCACCATCTTCATCAAGGTCATGGGGCTCGCATTCCTCGA GCCCGTCATGGACCAGAACCTGTACTTCATGGGCGCGAAGCTCACCTCGGCGGGATTCGCGACGGCCCTGGTCAACATACTGCCGGCCGTCACCTTCGTGCTGGCCCTCATCCTGCGCATGGAGAAGGTGCGGCTGCGGAGCCTGCACAGTCAAGCCAAGATCGCCGGCACGGTCCTCACGGTGGCCGGCGCTGTGCTGATGGTCCTGTACCACGGCCCCATCGTGCAGTTCCCGTGGACCAAGGGCCAGCACCACGCCACCGCCAGTGGCCAGGGCGCCGGCGGCGCGGCCGCCGCTCGGGACTGGCTGAACGGGACCATCATGGTCATCGTCGCCTGTGTGGCCTGGGCGTGCTTCTTCATCCTCCAGTCCAACACCCTCCAAAGCTACCCGGCGGAGCTGTCACTCACCGTGCTCATCTGCGGCATGGGCTCGCTCATGAGCGGCGCCATCGCCCTCGTCGCCGAGCGCGCCAACACCCAGGCATGGGTCATCGGCTTCGACACCCGCCTCTTCACCGCCGTTTACGCCGGCATAGTGTGCTCCGGCGTGGCTTACTATGTGCAGGGTATCGTGTCGAGGCAAAGGGGCCCTGTATTCGTGACGGCCTTCAACCCACTCTGCATGATCGTAACCGCCGTCATGGGCTCCATCATTCTCAAGGAGGAGATCAATCTCGGAAG TGTGATTGGTGCAGCCATCATCGTGGGAGGCCTCTACTTTCTCATCTGGGGCAAGAGCAAGGATGAGATTAACAAAGTCTACGACGCCAGCGTCAAGGGCGCCGGCGAGCTGCCCTTAACCTCGGTGACCAACGGCCACCGCCACGGCAAGCAGCACGAGCTCGGCAACAGCAACGGAAGCCATGTTTTGGACGTCAAGACGCCGACGACCAATGACCACTACTTGCCAAGGGATCTACCGGAGTAG